One Nocardioides aromaticivorans genomic window carries:
- a CDS encoding DUF3566 domain-containing protein → MTERVEETAVRPPTEGPIGAPVTPARPIQAGPSTDPAATAVRPRAPRRARLRLTRIDPWSVMKTSFLLSIAFAVVTVVSVAMVWQVLGAAGVWDSINSTVQESIGGEDVAGFKIEDYLGTSRVLGFTMLVAAIDVVLITAAATLVAFLYNMSAALLGGVEITLAEDN, encoded by the coding sequence ATGACTGAGCGCGTCGAGGAGACGGCGGTCCGACCGCCGACGGAGGGGCCCATCGGGGCCCCCGTGACCCCGGCGCGCCCGATCCAGGCCGGCCCGTCCACCGACCCGGCGGCGACCGCGGTCCGCCCGCGCGCCCCCCGCCGGGCCCGGCTGCGGCTGACCCGGATCGACCCCTGGTCGGTCATGAAGACGTCGTTCCTGCTGTCCATCGCGTTCGCGGTCGTCACCGTGGTCTCGGTCGCGATGGTCTGGCAGGTCCTCGGCGCCGCGGGCGTCTGGGACTCGATCAACTCCACCGTCCAGGAGAGCATCGGCGGCGAGGACGTGGCCGGCTTCAAGATCGAGGACTACCTCGGCACCAGCCGCGTGCTCGGCTTCACGATGCTCGTGGCCGCCATCGACGTCGTACTCATCACGGCGGCGGCGACCCTCGTGGCCTTCCTCTACAACATGTCGGCCGCCCTCCTCGGCGGCGTGGAGATCACCCTCGCCGAGGACAACTGA
- the gyrA gene encoding DNA gyrase subunit A — protein MTETQSNLGDGTGGGRVQPVDLQESMKRSYIDYAMAVIVGRALPDVRDGLKPVHRRVLYAMYDGGYRPDRGFNKCARVVGDVMGNYHPHGDSAIYDTLVRLAQPWVMRNPLVAGQGNFGSPGNDPAAAMRYTECRMAPLAMEMVRDIHEETVDMVPNYDGKTEEPTILPARFPNLLVNGSAGIAVGMATNIPPHNLREVAEGAVWALEHPDATREELQDALIERIKGPDFPNGALIVGREGIEQAYRTGRGSITQRAIIEVDEDKNGRTVLAITDLPYMVNPDNLLVKIAELADAGKVQGISDVRNETSSRVGQRIIIVLKRDAVARVVLNNLLKHTELQTNFSANMLALVDGVPRTLSIDQFISNWVEHQIEVIRRRTEFRLRKAEERAHILRGLVKALDMLDEVIALIRRSPDVAEARVGLMELLDIDELQATAILDMQLRQLAALQRQKIIDDLAELEIVIADLKDILANVTRQRQIVIDELGEIVEKYGDDRRTQIIAASGDMSMEDLIPDEDQVVSITRGGYAKRTRADQYRTQKRGGKGVRGATLRGDDVVDHFISTTSHHWLLFFTTAGRVYRTKVYNLPEASRDAKGGHVAGLLSFQPDESIAQVLAIRDYDQAPYLVLATKKGLVKKTRLGDYNSPRQAGVIAINFKHDDDELIGAELVNSEDDILLVSEKAQSIRFRASDEQLRPMGRATAGVTGMKFKYDDDAVLSMAVIRAADAAREDSTENVQYVFSITDTGWAKRTPIKEYRVQGRTGTGIKAMQLVDEKKGRLVGAFIVVDGDEILSITASGQVVRSPIDDNFTPKGRITQGVRFVSLRGNDTVAVVARSVEARDADEEATESPDEAPDATIGGTDDGTAAVEAPPGESES, from the coding sequence GTGACTGAGACGCAGAGCAACCTCGGCGACGGAACGGGCGGCGGCCGGGTCCAGCCCGTCGACCTGCAGGAGTCGATGAAGCGCTCCTACATCGACTACGCGATGGCGGTCATCGTCGGCCGCGCGCTGCCCGACGTACGCGACGGCCTCAAGCCGGTCCACCGCCGCGTCCTCTACGCCATGTACGACGGCGGCTACCGCCCCGACCGCGGCTTCAACAAGTGCGCCCGCGTCGTCGGCGACGTCATGGGTAACTACCACCCCCACGGCGACTCCGCGATCTACGACACCCTCGTCCGGCTCGCCCAGCCGTGGGTGATGCGCAACCCTCTGGTCGCCGGCCAGGGCAACTTCGGCTCGCCGGGCAACGACCCCGCCGCGGCCATGCGGTACACCGAGTGCCGGATGGCGCCGCTGGCCATGGAGATGGTCCGGGACATCCACGAAGAGACCGTGGACATGGTCCCGAACTACGACGGCAAGACCGAGGAGCCGACGATCCTGCCGGCCCGGTTCCCCAACCTGCTGGTCAACGGATCGGCCGGCATCGCGGTCGGCATGGCCACCAACATCCCGCCGCACAACCTGCGCGAGGTCGCCGAGGGCGCGGTCTGGGCGCTCGAGCACCCCGACGCCACCCGCGAGGAGCTGCAGGACGCGCTCATCGAGCGGATCAAGGGCCCCGACTTCCCCAACGGCGCGCTGATCGTCGGCCGCGAGGGCATCGAGCAGGCCTACCGCACCGGCCGCGGCTCGATCACCCAGCGCGCGATCATCGAGGTCGACGAGGACAAGAACGGCCGGACCGTCCTGGCCATCACCGACCTGCCCTACATGGTCAACCCCGACAACCTGCTGGTGAAGATCGCCGAGCTGGCCGACGCCGGCAAGGTGCAGGGCATCAGCGACGTCCGCAACGAGACGTCCTCGCGGGTGGGCCAGCGGATCATCATCGTGCTCAAGCGCGACGCCGTGGCCCGGGTCGTGCTCAACAACCTGCTCAAGCACACCGAGCTGCAGACCAACTTCTCGGCCAACATGCTGGCCCTGGTCGACGGCGTGCCGCGCACGCTCAGCATCGACCAGTTCATCAGCAACTGGGTCGAGCACCAGATCGAGGTCATCCGGCGCCGGACCGAGTTCCGCCTGCGAAAGGCCGAGGAGCGGGCCCACATCCTGCGTGGCCTCGTCAAGGCGCTCGACATGCTCGACGAGGTCATCGCCCTGATCCGGCGCTCGCCCGACGTCGCCGAGGCGCGGGTGGGCCTGATGGAGCTGCTCGACATCGACGAGCTCCAGGCCACCGCGATCCTCGACATGCAGCTGCGCCAGCTCGCGGCCCTGCAGCGCCAGAAGATCATCGACGACCTGGCCGAGCTCGAGATCGTGATCGCCGACCTCAAGGACATCCTCGCCAACGTCACCCGCCAGCGGCAGATCGTGATCGACGAGCTGGGGGAGATCGTCGAGAAGTACGGCGACGACCGTCGTACCCAGATCATCGCGGCCTCCGGCGACATGTCGATGGAGGACCTGATCCCCGACGAGGACCAGGTCGTCTCCATCACCCGCGGCGGCTACGCCAAGCGGACCCGCGCCGACCAGTACCGCACGCAGAAGCGCGGCGGGAAGGGCGTGCGCGGCGCGACGCTGCGCGGCGACGACGTGGTCGACCACTTCATCTCGACCACCTCGCACCACTGGCTGCTGTTCTTCACCACGGCCGGGCGGGTCTACCGCACCAAGGTCTACAACCTGCCCGAGGCCTCGCGCGACGCGAAGGGCGGCCACGTCGCCGGCCTGCTGTCGTTCCAGCCGGACGAGTCGATCGCCCAGGTGCTGGCGATCCGCGACTACGACCAGGCGCCGTACCTCGTCCTCGCGACGAAGAAGGGCCTGGTCAAGAAGACCCGCCTCGGCGACTACAACAGCCCCCGCCAGGCCGGCGTCATCGCGATCAACTTCAAGCACGACGACGACGAGCTGATCGGCGCCGAGCTGGTCAACAGCGAGGACGACATCCTGCTGGTGTCGGAGAAGGCGCAGTCGATCCGCTTCCGCGCGAGCGACGAGCAGCTGCGCCCGATGGGTCGTGCCACGGCCGGCGTGACCGGCATGAAGTTCAAGTACGACGACGACGCGGTCCTGTCGATGGCCGTCATCCGCGCCGCCGACGCCGCCCGTGAGGACAGCACCGAGAACGTCCAGTACGTCTTCAGCATCACCGACACCGGCTGGGCGAAGCGGACCCCGATCAAGGAGTACCGCGTCCAGGGCCGCACCGGCACCGGCATCAAGGCGATGCAGCTGGTCGACGAGAAGAAGGGCCGCCTCGTCGGTGCCTTCATCGTCGTCGACGGCGACGAGATCCTCTCGATCACGGCCAGCGGCCAGGTCGTCCGCTCGCCCATCGACGACAACTTCACCCCCAAGGGCCGGATCACCCAGGGCGTGCGCTTCGTGAGCCTGCGCGGCAACGACACGGTCGCCGTGGTGGCCCGCTCCGTGGAGGCCCGGGACGCCGACGAGGAGGCGACGGAATCGCCCGATGAGGCCCCGGATGCCACAATCGGAGGAACGGACGACGGGACGGCCGCCGTGGAGGCACCGCCCGGGGAGAGTGAGAGCTGA
- a CDS encoding DLW-39 family protein, giving the protein MKKILLAVLAAAGVVVAGKKLQESKAEQALWAEATDKLPKN; this is encoded by the coding sequence GTGAAGAAGATCCTCCTCGCGGTCCTCGCCGCGGCGGGCGTCGTCGTCGCCGGCAAGAAGCTCCAGGAGAGCAAGGCGGAGCAGGCCCTCTGGGCCGAGGCCACCGACAAGCTCCCCAAGAACTGA
- the gyrB gene encoding DNA topoisomerase (ATP-hydrolyzing) subunit B: MSTDDQAPQQETPQATPHEGEYDASAIQVLEGLEAVRKRPGMYIGSTGERGLHHLIWEIVDNAVDEALAGYCDTIKVSLNADGSVTVVDNGRGIPTDTAPGQELPAATLALTVLHAGGKFGGGGYKVSGGLHGVGSSVVNALSDRLHLQVKNRGFLWEQEFSLGVPDYPLRQVRPLEDGERSGTTVTWWASPDIFETTDYTLETISTRFREMAFLNKGLRIELVDARPKAEEIAEAVEGGTGEVDGVADSATEIHAADVDGHKALEQVFQYERGLADYVDFLNKRKTPISPVISYEAETGDDAPNPMSLELAMQWQASSYNESVHTFANTINTPEGGTHEEGFRAALTSLVNRWGEEWGLIKKKEDRLTGDDIREGLTAIISLKISNPQFEGQTKAKLGNTEAKGFVQSVVNDQLGAWLEQNPGEGKEIIRKAQAAATARIAARKARDLARNRKGLLGGGGLPGKLRDCSSRNPEECEVFIVEGDSAGGSAVMGRDNNIQAILPIRGKILNVEKARIDKVLANQEVQAIISALGTGVHEEFDLAKLRYHKIVLMADADVDGHHINTLLLTLLFRFMRPLIEAGHVYLAQPPLYRIKWNKPAEHEYVYSDAERDAVMRDGLEQGKKLPKEAPIQRYKGLGEMNADELWETTLDPDQRVLLQVTLEDAAQADEIFSILMGEDVEQRRSFIQRNAKDVRFLDI; encoded by the coding sequence GTGTCGACTGACGACCAGGCCCCCCAGCAGGAGACCCCGCAGGCGACCCCCCACGAGGGGGAGTACGACGCCTCCGCGATCCAGGTCCTCGAGGGTCTCGAGGCCGTCCGCAAGCGCCCCGGCATGTACATCGGCTCCACCGGTGAGCGCGGCCTGCACCACCTGATCTGGGAGATCGTGGACAACGCGGTCGACGAGGCGCTCGCCGGCTACTGCGACACCATCAAGGTCTCGCTCAACGCCGACGGCTCGGTCACCGTCGTCGACAACGGCCGCGGCATCCCCACCGACACCGCGCCCGGCCAGGAGCTGCCGGCCGCGACGCTGGCGCTCACCGTGCTGCACGCCGGCGGCAAGTTCGGCGGCGGCGGCTACAAGGTCTCCGGCGGTCTGCACGGCGTCGGCTCGTCCGTCGTCAACGCGCTCTCCGACCGGCTCCACCTGCAGGTGAAGAACCGCGGCTTCCTGTGGGAGCAGGAGTTCTCCCTGGGCGTCCCGGACTACCCGCTGCGCCAGGTCCGCCCGCTGGAGGACGGCGAGCGCTCCGGCACGACCGTCACCTGGTGGGCCTCGCCGGACATCTTCGAGACGACCGACTACACCCTCGAGACGATCTCGACCCGCTTCCGCGAGATGGCCTTCCTCAACAAGGGCCTGCGCATCGAGCTGGTCGACGCGCGCCCCAAGGCCGAGGAGATCGCCGAGGCGGTCGAGGGCGGCACGGGCGAGGTCGACGGCGTCGCCGACTCCGCGACCGAGATCCACGCCGCCGACGTCGACGGCCACAAGGCGCTCGAGCAGGTCTTCCAGTACGAGCGCGGCCTCGCCGACTACGTCGACTTCCTCAACAAGCGCAAGACGCCGATCAGCCCGGTCATCTCCTACGAGGCCGAGACCGGCGACGACGCGCCCAACCCGATGAGCCTCGAGCTCGCGATGCAGTGGCAGGCGTCGTCGTACAACGAGTCGGTGCACACCTTCGCCAACACCATCAACACGCCCGAGGGCGGCACGCACGAGGAGGGCTTCCGTGCGGCGCTGACCTCGCTGGTCAACCGGTGGGGCGAGGAGTGGGGCCTGATCAAGAAGAAGGAGGACCGGCTGACCGGTGACGACATCCGCGAGGGTCTCACCGCGATCATCAGCCTGAAGATCTCCAACCCGCAGTTCGAGGGCCAGACCAAGGCCAAGCTCGGCAACACCGAGGCCAAGGGCTTCGTGCAGTCGGTCGTCAACGACCAGCTCGGCGCCTGGCTGGAGCAGAACCCCGGCGAGGGCAAGGAGATCATCCGCAAGGCGCAGGCCGCCGCGACCGCGCGGATCGCCGCGCGCAAGGCGCGCGACCTGGCCCGCAACCGCAAGGGCCTGCTCGGCGGGGGAGGCCTGCCGGGCAAGCTGCGCGACTGCAGCTCGCGCAACCCGGAGGAGTGCGAGGTCTTCATCGTCGAGGGTGACTCGGCCGGTGGCTCCGCGGTCATGGGCCGCGACAACAACATCCAGGCGATCCTCCCGATCCGCGGCAAGATCCTCAACGTCGAGAAGGCGCGCATCGACAAGGTGCTGGCCAACCAGGAGGTCCAGGCGATCATCTCGGCGCTCGGCACGGGCGTGCACGAGGAGTTCGACCTGGCCAAGCTGCGCTACCACAAGATCGTGCTGATGGCCGACGCCGACGTCGACGGCCACCACATCAACACGCTGCTGCTGACGCTGCTCTTCCGCTTCATGCGCCCGCTGATCGAGGCCGGCCACGTCTACCTCGCACAGCCGCCGCTCTACCGGATCAAGTGGAACAAGCCGGCCGAGCACGAGTACGTCTACTCCGACGCCGAGCGCGACGCGGTCATGCGCGACGGGCTCGAGCAGGGCAAGAAGCTGCCCAAGGAGGCCCCGATCCAGCGCTACAAGGGTCTCGGCGAGATGAACGCCGACGAGCTGTGGGAGACCACCCTCGACCCCGACCAGCGCGTGCTGCTCCAGGTCACCCTGGAGGACGCCGCCCAGGCCGACGAGATCTTCTCGATCCTGATGGGGGAGGACGTCGAGCAGCGACGCTCCTTCATCCAGCGCAACGCCAAGGACGTCCGGTTCCTCGACATCTGA
- a CDS encoding type I restriction-modification system subunit M yields MSTLGSFIWSIADQLRGPYRPNQYGNVILPLTILRRLDCILEPDRDVVRELAAKYDNQNRLKVEVAKATGRPFYNTSNYSFANLLADADGLVDNLNDYIDRFSPDVDVFEYFDFKKEILALEKAELLREIVKAFGAVDLHPNVVSNSDMGDAFEFIIRKFNEAANETSGDHYTPRDAIRLLVDLLFAEEDAGLSEEGIVRSLYDPTAGTGGMLSLAEEHLLAQNPDARLSLYGQEYNPQSYAICKSDMIAKGNDATHIAFGNTLTDDAFKGRQFDFCMSNPPYGVDWKQYAKQVTKERDEAGPYGRFAPGLPATSDGQMLFLLHLAHKMRAPEDGGGRVGIVMNGSPLFNGAAESGPSNIRKYLLENDLVEAIVALPTNMFFNTGIATYIWILDNTKHPSRKGLVQLIDGTSFWTKMRKNLGAKGREISDEDRANVVKLYADFREADPDFSKVLRNDEFGYWTITVERPLLDENGNPVTDRKGKPKPDSKKRDAENVPFTYGGSAVGAGGKLAVIQSYFDAEVKPYVSDAWIDWSKVKTGYEIPFTRHFYKYVPPRPVAEIDDDLEKQVGKILELLREVEG; encoded by the coding sequence GTGAGTACTCTCGGCAGTTTCATCTGGTCGATTGCCGACCAGCTCCGCGGGCCCTACCGCCCCAACCAGTACGGCAATGTCATCCTGCCGCTGACCATCCTTCGCCGACTCGACTGCATACTCGAGCCCGACCGCGATGTGGTTCGCGAGTTGGCAGCGAAGTACGACAACCAGAACCGGCTCAAGGTCGAAGTCGCCAAGGCAACCGGTCGCCCGTTCTACAACACATCGAACTACTCGTTCGCCAACCTGCTGGCCGACGCCGATGGGCTCGTCGACAACCTCAACGACTACATCGACAGGTTCTCACCGGACGTCGACGTCTTCGAGTACTTCGACTTCAAAAAGGAGATCCTGGCCCTCGAGAAGGCCGAGCTCCTGCGCGAGATCGTCAAGGCCTTCGGAGCGGTCGACCTCCATCCGAACGTCGTGTCCAACTCCGACATGGGCGACGCCTTCGAGTTCATCATCCGCAAATTCAACGAGGCCGCCAACGAGACCTCTGGCGACCACTACACGCCACGCGATGCCATCCGCCTCTTGGTGGACCTGTTGTTCGCGGAAGAGGACGCCGGCCTGAGCGAGGAAGGGATCGTCCGCTCGCTCTACGACCCCACGGCCGGCACCGGCGGCATGCTCTCCCTGGCCGAAGAGCACCTGCTGGCCCAGAACCCGGACGCCCGGCTGAGTCTGTACGGCCAGGAGTACAACCCGCAGTCCTACGCCATCTGCAAGTCCGACATGATCGCCAAGGGCAACGATGCGACCCACATTGCGTTCGGCAACACCCTGACGGACGACGCGTTCAAGGGACGCCAGTTCGACTTCTGCATGTCCAACCCGCCCTACGGCGTGGACTGGAAGCAGTACGCCAAGCAGGTCACGAAAGAGCGCGATGAGGCGGGTCCCTACGGCCGCTTCGCGCCCGGACTGCCCGCAACTTCCGACGGGCAGATGCTCTTCCTGCTCCACCTGGCACACAAGATGCGAGCCCCAGAGGACGGCGGTGGGCGTGTCGGAATCGTCATGAATGGTTCGCCGCTGTTCAACGGCGCCGCTGAGTCCGGGCCTTCGAACATCCGCAAGTACCTGCTGGAGAACGACCTGGTCGAGGCGATCGTCGCACTGCCGACCAACATGTTCTTCAACACTGGCATCGCGACCTACATCTGGATCCTCGACAACACCAAGCACCCCAGCCGCAAGGGGCTGGTGCAGCTCATCGACGGAACTTCGTTCTGGACGAAGATGCGTAAGAACCTCGGCGCCAAGGGCCGCGAGATCTCCGATGAGGACCGGGCGAACGTCGTGAAGCTTTACGCCGACTTCAGGGAGGCCGACCCTGACTTCTCCAAGGTGCTCCGCAACGACGAGTTCGGGTACTGGACCATCACCGTCGAGCGACCGCTGCTGGACGAGAACGGGAACCCGGTGACCGACCGCAAGGGCAAACCAAAGCCGGACTCGAAGAAGCGCGACGCCGAGAACGTGCCCTTCACCTACGGCGGATCGGCCGTCGGCGCGGGCGGGAAGCTCGCGGTGATCCAGTCCTACTTCGACGCCGAGGTGAAGCCCTACGTCTCCGATGCTTGGATCGACTGGTCCAAGGTCAAGACCGGGTACGAGATCCCCTTCACTCGCCACTTCTACAAGTACGTCCCGCCTCGGCCAGTCGCCGAGATTGACGATGACCTCGAGAAGCAGGTCGGCAAGATCCTCGAACTGCTGCGTGAGGTGGAGGGATGA
- a CDS encoding copper resistance protein CopC, with translation MIQRLFVVVAVVALSALLGSGAAPAAAHPNAIQSTPEAGSVAPESPKAISIALSEPAVARGSTFEVTGPGGKAVATGPVTEKANGQILSVVPRKPLPSAVYTVRWSALGDDGHVVSGSFRFGVADEKGDDPPGAADLTGGGQRPDSSAAGDSVIRWTGRWAGILVASVLFAGLLLLHRLRRADEITPAAESRILRFAPTAWLVTGLAAVAGALTSATAGAAGSFDLGLLTDSATGRADLARLAIVGVASVALLVVRRRRRVRPWVALVAAGGVLASYAFSGHVLTEPSVPYLLAVVVHVLAAGLWLGGLGAVALAARVGGVPVRTALRRYAAIAIGALVVVVLTGVVAAVREVAHWYFLTWSGYGRVVIAKAALVAVIAGIGLVAWRRSRGDREPGPGRAVGFELVVGVVVLALAVTLGALVQGRDRPLPAQAGRLFAGPAAATAVLESGTAAIGLAPARVGDNVLTVSLPPENAAAKKVSVELTSPGGGDRARTLELAQHGGRTWSAPVDVSADGQWRAEVTVDGASAQAVALEVGVPKAPGSTPVEVVAVADLSGPAAERCRAHVIGVQMALARVNADGGIDGGRKVALLTLDSGGTEEGAKKAVARALRAGGVASAGTCGGGGSAAVEALAEAGLPVVVGDPAVDPTETKGVYRLAADPYAQGIALGQLIRGRVQPAGVAPKPVVRALVEDDLQGKRLLAGLQVGLSPEATPKDFAASSSLPTPEVRLLEPGSLAELDDDELTGVIDARRTTALVVDLPHAGGDDVAVIERLGRAKGDKVLTSPILLSERVLSETVVRASGALGHLGAVQGVSEVSTSSTDAVLYRMAVPQLFRGELASLDGLRGYAAGRALAEALGGGTSAEDIRAYLDAPGVFSSALLAPWSRRLPGVGSAAVVPLQPQFLAPTLVPGSTGGERQDDSYFPEGNWTVTSTAPLGLVPGIGQGAPPTG, from the coding sequence TTGATCCAACGGCTGTTCGTCGTCGTCGCGGTCGTCGCGCTGTCTGCCCTCCTGGGCAGCGGCGCGGCGCCCGCGGCGGCGCACCCCAACGCAATCCAGTCCACCCCCGAGGCCGGTTCCGTCGCCCCGGAGTCGCCGAAGGCGATCTCCATCGCGCTCAGCGAGCCGGCGGTCGCCCGCGGCTCGACCTTCGAGGTCACGGGCCCCGGCGGCAAGGCGGTGGCCACCGGCCCCGTCACCGAGAAGGCGAACGGGCAGATCCTGTCCGTCGTCCCCCGCAAGCCGCTGCCCAGCGCGGTCTACACCGTGCGCTGGTCGGCGCTCGGCGACGACGGGCACGTCGTCTCCGGGTCCTTCCGCTTCGGCGTCGCCGATGAGAAGGGCGACGACCCGCCCGGTGCCGCCGACCTGACCGGCGGCGGCCAACGACCCGACAGCAGCGCGGCCGGCGACAGCGTCATCCGCTGGACCGGCCGCTGGGCCGGTATCCTGGTCGCCTCCGTCCTGTTCGCGGGCCTCCTGCTCCTGCACCGCCTGCGCCGCGCGGACGAGATCACGCCCGCCGCGGAGTCGAGGATCCTGCGCTTCGCGCCGACGGCCTGGCTGGTCACCGGCCTCGCCGCCGTCGCCGGAGCACTCACCTCGGCGACGGCCGGCGCCGCGGGCTCGTTCGACCTCGGCCTGCTGACCGACTCGGCCACCGGCCGGGCGGATCTCGCGCGGCTCGCGATCGTCGGCGTGGCCTCGGTCGCGCTGCTCGTCGTACGACGCCGGCGCCGGGTGCGTCCGTGGGTCGCCCTGGTCGCCGCGGGCGGAGTCCTCGCCAGCTATGCGTTCTCCGGCCACGTGCTCACCGAGCCGTCGGTGCCCTACCTGCTGGCCGTCGTCGTCCACGTGCTCGCCGCCGGGCTGTGGCTCGGCGGGCTGGGCGCGGTGGCGCTCGCCGCGCGCGTCGGCGGCGTACCTGTTCGTACGGCGCTGCGGCGGTACGCCGCGATCGCGATCGGCGCGCTCGTGGTGGTCGTCCTCACCGGCGTCGTGGCCGCGGTCCGCGAGGTCGCGCACTGGTACTTCCTGACCTGGTCGGGCTACGGGCGCGTCGTGATCGCGAAGGCCGCCCTGGTCGCGGTGATCGCGGGGATCGGCCTGGTCGCGTGGCGCCGCTCGCGCGGCGATCGTGAGCCGGGTCCCGGCCGTGCGGTCGGGTTCGAGCTCGTCGTGGGCGTCGTCGTACTCGCGCTCGCCGTCACGCTGGGCGCCCTGGTCCAGGGCCGCGACCGACCGCTGCCGGCCCAGGCCGGGCGGCTCTTCGCCGGACCCGCGGCCGCCACCGCCGTCCTCGAGAGCGGTACGGCGGCCATCGGGCTGGCGCCGGCGCGGGTCGGCGACAACGTCCTCACCGTCTCCCTGCCGCCGGAGAACGCGGCGGCGAAGAAGGTGTCCGTCGAGCTGACCAGCCCCGGTGGCGGCGATCGCGCCCGCACCCTCGAGCTGGCGCAGCACGGGGGACGCACCTGGTCGGCCCCGGTCGACGTCTCGGCGGACGGCCAGTGGCGCGCCGAGGTGACGGTCGACGGGGCATCCGCGCAGGCGGTCGCCCTCGAGGTCGGCGTACCGAAGGCACCCGGCTCGACGCCGGTCGAGGTGGTCGCCGTGGCCGACCTCAGCGGACCGGCGGCCGAGCGCTGCAGGGCGCACGTCATCGGCGTCCAGATGGCGCTGGCCAGGGTCAACGCCGACGGCGGCATCGACGGCGGGCGCAAGGTGGCCCTGCTGACGCTCGACAGCGGTGGCACCGAGGAGGGCGCGAAGAAGGCGGTCGCCCGGGCCCTGCGGGCCGGTGGCGTCGCCTCCGCGGGCACTTGCGGGGGCGGTGGCTCGGCCGCGGTCGAGGCGCTGGCCGAGGCCGGTCTCCCCGTGGTCGTCGGCGATCCCGCCGTCGACCCCACCGAGACGAAGGGCGTCTACCGGCTGGCGGCCGACCCGTACGCCCAGGGCATCGCCCTCGGCCAGCTGATCCGTGGCCGGGTGCAGCCCGCGGGCGTCGCGCCCAAGCCCGTCGTCCGCGCGCTCGTCGAGGACGACCTGCAGGGCAAGCGGCTCCTCGCCGGCCTGCAGGTCGGGCTCTCCCCGGAGGCGACGCCGAAGGACTTCGCCGCCTCCTCGTCGCTGCCGACCCCGGAGGTCCGGCTCCTCGAGCCGGGCTCGCTCGCCGAACTCGACGACGACGAGCTGACGGGCGTCATCGACGCCCGCCGGACCACGGCGCTGGTCGTGGACCTGCCGCACGCCGGTGGCGACGACGTCGCCGTCATCGAGCGGCTGGGGCGGGCGAAGGGCGACAAGGTGCTGACCTCGCCGATCCTGCTGTCCGAGCGGGTCCTGTCCGAGACGGTGGTCCGCGCGTCGGGCGCCCTGGGCCACCTCGGCGCGGTGCAGGGCGTCAGCGAGGTCTCGACCTCGTCGACCGACGCCGTGCTCTACCGGATGGCGGTCCCGCAGCTGTTCCGCGGCGAGCTCGCCTCGCTCGACGGGCTGCGCGGGTACGCCGCCGGCCGCGCCTTGGCCGAGGCCCTCGGCGGCGGCACCTCGGCGGAGGACATCCGCGCCTACCTGGACGCGCCCGGCGTGTTCAGCTCGGCGCTGCTCGCGCCGTGGAGCCGGCGACTGCCGGGGGTCGGCTCGGCGGCCGTCGTACCGCTGCAGCCGCAGTTCCTGGCACCGACGCTCGTCCCGGGCTCCACCGGCGGTGAGCGACAGGACGACTCCTACTTCCCCGAGGGGAACTGGACCGTCACCTCCACCGCACCGCTCGGGCTCGTCCCGGGCATCGGCCAGGGCGCACCGCCCACCGGGTAG
- a CDS encoding DUF4395 domain-containing protein: MTATAPESLLRRTFSFPNPVNEKAARVVAGGVVAIATSALLLGRLVSTDWLWLSLPLALGFVARVLTGPTLSPLGRLATGVVAPRLGEPKLVPGPPKRFAQAIGVVVTGAATVAVALGQTGLAEVLLALIIVAAGLEAFLAFCLGCTIFGWLMRAGLIPEETCEACNNLALRA; the protein is encoded by the coding sequence ATGACCGCCACCGCACCGGAGTCGCTGCTCCGTCGTACCTTCAGCTTCCCGAACCCCGTCAACGAGAAGGCGGCGCGCGTGGTCGCGGGCGGCGTGGTCGCCATCGCCACGTCCGCCCTGCTGCTGGGCCGCCTGGTCAGCACGGACTGGCTGTGGCTGAGCCTGCCGCTGGCGCTGGGCTTCGTGGCCCGGGTGCTCACCGGACCCACGCTGAGCCCCCTCGGTCGCCTCGCCACCGGGGTGGTCGCGCCGCGGCTGGGGGAGCCGAAGCTCGTCCCCGGACCGCCCAAGCGCTTCGCCCAGGCGATCGGCGTCGTGGTCACCGGGGCGGCCACCGTCGCCGTCGCCCTGGGCCAGACCGGCCTCGCCGAGGTCCTGCTGGCGCTGATCATCGTGGCCGCGGGGCTCGAGGCCTTCCTCGCCTTCTGCCTGGGCTGCACGATCTTCGGCTGGCTGATGCGCGCCGGGCTGATCCCGGAGGAGACCTGCGAGGCCTGCAACAACCTGGCGCTGCGCGCCTGA